catcaacacttccagggctggagcatccaCAACCTGCCTGGGTTTTAAACCCAATTTGCACTGCTTTAAATGACCCAGTGGTTcaaactgcagtgctgtgtctggAAGGAGAGTGGTGGTACTGTATTGTTCATTTGCCCCCTCCAAAAAACCTCACTTTGAACATCATGAGTAGGTTTGGTGTTGTTTATTGCCTGCGTGgtgcctgtgggcagcagcaccaaCCAGAACTTCTGTggtgcccccacagcccccataAGGTTTGTAAGGCAGTTTTGCATTTGTTCTCCACTGTGTTGGGCACTTCTCTCCTGGTCAGATCCAGGACTTTTAAGATGAATCTGTACAAGTGAATTAAATGAGTCCAGCTTCATCCATCAGCTCTGAGTCCAAAGTGGTCTCTCCATCCAAACCAGAGTGAGCATATTCAATTATCTGTTGGAAATGGTTCTCCGCTCAAGCCAGTCCATGTCAGGAAGTGTGCCTTCAACTCAGCAGTCAGATAAGTGAGGCCCAGgccatggggaaattccttggcatggtttaattttttttagcagaaaatagTTTTACCAGTCCCTTTAAGCTTTTGTAAGACAAAAGGAGATTTATGTGGTGTCTCCTGTAGAATCAGTTTGTGAAAACTGTAATAGATTCTTCCATATCTGTTATTATAAAGTCAACAAATAGTGTTCTGTCATGTGGATTACAACTAAACCATGAGATAACCTGTTCCTAAGCTGTGACAGCACTAACTGAACTGTCCTCCTTCAGTCAGCTCCTCTGAGACTAACATGTATTACtggtttgggaaaaaatctgtttaaaagaacagcaacaaaacaaacaaacaaaaaagtccaCAAAAAGACCCCCAAACCAACatcaaaaccccacaaaaattctttttggattaaaaaaaaaataaaacaaaattggTGACTTCATGGACTGCAGTTAATATCTCTGAAAAGGCAACTGGTGGTGGTTAACCAGCTGGTAATTTTTAGGCCAAATACTTGGAATTCTCTAGTATTTTTTATGCCAATGCTTTTGTTTCGTACTTTTGAAAGTGTGGCTTTTCTTACAGGTTCCTGAGCCCTGAATTTATACCTCCCAGAGGGAGAACAGATCCTCTTAAATACTATATAGAAAGAAAGGATATgatacagagaagaaaagtcTTCAACATCCCAGAATTCTATGTTGGTCAGTTAACAGCACTAAAACTGTCATAATTCTGTCAGTATTTTACATTGTGTGGGGTGGTAGATAGTGTGGTCATATGTAGAATAGCATAAAACATAAAGTCTCAGGTGTGTTAGATCAACTAGAATGTGTTTTTATAAGATAGTATGTCGTATTTTAATCTCATATATACATCCAGATTCATTAAAAGAATAATCCTAATGTGTTCctttatgtgggttttttcaatCCTGGCACTTGAGCATATGGTTTACCAgtaaagctaaagaaaaaaaacccaaaaaacattTGATTAATTATATTCAATTTGGATagggaagagcaaaaaaaataaaggtgaagAAGGTTTGTAGTTCACCTGCAGAATCCCTTCAACCTGTATCAATTCAGGTCATGTTAGcagttttttgtgtttgtagcAGTTCTgatgggaaacaaaaatattttcaaaatgcaccTGAATAGATGCACTTTGTCTGACTCTTCCCCACATTTTGGTACATACTAACTGGGACAGGCTGtttattttaatccattttttttgGCAGGCAGTGTACTAGCTGTGACAACTGCGGATCCCTATGCCAGTGACAAGTCCAAGCGGTTTGTTGGGATCTGCATTcacagaggagggaagggactcGGCGCTACCTTTGTCCTTCGAAATGTCATAGAAGACCAAGGTGGGGTTTCAGCTGTGGTAATTATGCTACAAGTGTTCAGCAAAAAATGTGTTAAGTTGCAAAGTTTAGTCTGTGGGGTGGAAAACAGCAGACTGAAGTGAAATTGTGAGTCTGCCTGTTAAGAGTACTCTGCAAGTTTAAAACTGTGTACACAGAAAGGTTGATGTGCTCTGTACTTGATGGCATAGAActgcacagtaatttttttgtctATGCACTTGGTGATTTTTACACATTCTGTGATGGTTGTGCTTATGTCTGAGCCTGGACTGTCTGCTGCCATGTAAATACCAACCCATTTTGAGCACAGTGTATTTGCATGAACTGGGAACGTAGGCGTGAACTGTTTAACAAGCAACAAATTAGAAGAGTTTTATCATAGGATCACATGCTGGATTATGACAAAATTGGGGGCAATGCAAATAGTGTAATTCTGAGGGCAAATCTGAAAGGGGTGGGTGTCCTTTCATACACACTGCATGTACACTGAAATGGGTAATAACAGCCATTGTAACCAAAAGGGAGTGAGGTTTAAAACCCAACCTCATCTTCCTTAAACTCAAGCCATTCAAGTCTCTTAAACCATTCTGTATCAAAGATTTGACTTACAAAGAAATGTGCAGACACAGTGCACAAGTACCATCACAAGTGCACACAGCACTGTAGGTGCTCTAAGAACTAAAAAGCAGATTGCAATGATACAGGAACTGAAGCAGTACTGCTTGGGTGTTGGTATTTCTCATGAATTTGGTTCCTTAAACCAGGCTTTCTGTCTCTAAGGGGTTGAAATCTGCTATGAACTGTACAGTCCTCGAATCCAGGCGATTGAGGTTCTGAAGCTGGAGAAGAGGCTGGATGAGAACCTGATGTACCTGCGAGATGCCCTCCCCGAGTACAGCACTTTCGATGTCAATATGAAACCTGTGCCTCTTATGGACCACGAGGAAATTCCTGTGAACAAGGTACGAGCCACGTGGTTCAGAGGGAAAGCACAGGATTATTTACTTAACTTCCATTTATGACTGTTATCCTGGCAGGCTGTAGCAGCTTTTGCTGCATCAGTTACCAGGGTGACAAAAGTAGGTAAAATCAGGCAAGTCTTTGTGCCATTTCTGTAGTGAAAGAATGGTGAGGATGTAAACACCTACCATCCTCAGGAGttaattttgaaaacatgcGAAGAGTAGCAGCCTCCACATTCCTCTGTAGAACAGTGCAGAGGGGAAAGCTTTTCTTACAGAAACATTATTGTTAATGTGGTTACTGATTCAGGAGTGGCTGGTGTCAAGAAACAAGGTAAGAAAGATCGAAGGCTCAGCTAAAATCTGCATGTCAGGAAAAATCCAGAGACCAGCACACCCTGCCAGAGTGTTGTGTAGAAACTCAGTATGATAATTCCTCCCTTTCCCGCCATCatgctacttttatttttccttaataaagAGCAAAACTGCAAAAGGTGAGTTACCTTCAATGTATGTTTCATTTAAGGACTCTGTGATAAATCAAGACCGTGTTAACTAAAAAGTTTCTTTATAACAGTCATATAAAGTAGTAGTTCCTTAACACACTGACAGATTGCTCGCTTTTCTTACTTCCCTTCTGTTAGAGCAGCACTTGTCTCACCTTTTGCTAAGCTCACAATCAAAAATCTAATTACTTAATAccttttggagtttttttaaattttttaatctttcgCTTTAGTTGCAGGTACGAATGAAACCTAAACCATGGTCAAAACGGTGGGAAAGACCCAAATATAATATAAAAGGAATAAAGTTTGAGCTACCAGAAcataaaatgaaagcagcacagaagtgGAGCCAGCCATGGCTGGAATTTGACATGCTGAGAGAATACGATACTtcaaaaatagaggaaaaaatatggaaagaacTGAGTGaagaacttgaaaaataataatgttttttgCAGTCTAAAATTAGtgagaaaatgaatatttttagtttACTGTATGGATGATCAATTGTCAAGTTTTGTATATACATGGGCAAAGCAAACAATAAAGTTAACCTTTCCAGATTTCAGCGTGAACAGATTTCTGTGGCTCAAGTGGCCACTGCCCTCCCACTGCTTACAACTCATTACAAGGAATCTTTCTTCCAGAAACAAACATGTACAGAGCTAAATTGTGATAGAACATCAATTACATTTTTGTCATAGCACAAGGCTGGTGCTAGAGACAAGCTGGGATgagacaaagcagaacaagagaAAAGCAATGAGATCATGAGCTTGTGGGGATTGCTGATGAGCAGTTGCATTTTTGTTGGCATTCTGAgaggaaaagcaacagaaattgATTATTAGAAAGCAGTATTTATAACATAAATCCTAAAGCTACTGAAGGTTAATGGagctggagggtttttttcttcgTACGTCTTAATAACATTTTTGTCACATGTTAAGGAATTGAAGAGTCATTAccacagtattttattttcaaaataaaacaaattatttttaatcttttgtcTGTAATACTGATCAAAGCtatttacaattaaaatattttacaaaaatatttttttaacttaaaaaatataaaaagaaagcataGGGATTAAGTCTGCTAGAGTTAAATTCTAGTCCCAGAAGATTTTGGAGAAATAGTCACAAACATACAGATTCTGTGATGCGCTACAGTTTTTACAATGAAACATCCTTGTTATTCTCTAACAGTATTTATTGCAAATAtacaaaattagaaaacattAGAAATCTAATAAGGATATGAAGAAGTAGAGCTCTGTAGAGCTTACTGGGAAGCAATGGGAGATTTCTAGAATTCCAGTTACTAGAAAGTAACTGAAGCTGTTCTATTCTTCTCATCATCACCATGGCTGTGATGGAAATCCTGACTCCTTACCTGCACACTGACTCCCCTTGTTTCTGTATCAGCAGCATCATGAACTCTTTTTCACTAGGAATGGTTTAACAATAACCTTACCAAAAATCACTGTGGACCACAAGTCAGAGGAGCTCAGTGACTGCTGAGTCAGAATGATACTCAGCaattaatactgaaaataaCTCGTCAAGTTGTTTACTGGCTAGCAGTGATAAAAGTTCACAGGCACTTTCTGTTTGCAGGATTCCTTCCAAGAAGGATACAGCAGTAAAGCACTGTCACACATTTTAGAATGCCTGAACCATTGCTTTGACAACTGCAACTTCTAAATACTCCCTAATCTAGGAGTAGATGGCAGTAAAAGACATTGGAAAAAACACCTCAAGTATTTAACACCCAGACAGTGATTACCACTACCTCTTTGAGTAGGCAGGATCCACTAATCCAATTTCATACTAGAACTGGTTTAGTGTGAATACCAGGCTTGTTTCAGTAATGTAAGCATTGTGTCAAAAATTTCTATTTCCTAATCATTGGTTTAAGGTGTTCAAGTTCATGCTCTTCCATGAAGCCTTCTACGATATGCAGAGCTCCAATTTTCACCAGCAGGAGAAgaacttcttttatttcatcactatttaagaataaaagaaaaaaaaattatagcagCACTTCTATGAACCTGACTTAAGTACCATTTTTGTTTCATGACCTTGGCTACTCTTGGCTACTCATTAAAAGCATGCATCATCAACCACCTCAAATGCTCACAGTAAACAAGGACTGCTGAAATGCTCCTTCACATTAGACTCCATCTTCCGTttcagatataaatatatatatgacaTGAACATACTTTAAAGTGCTAAATATATGAtatttacagaatttaaaaagttcTTAACACAAAGTATTTGGGGAATCCCAAGGACAGCCTCATCCATTACCTGTGATTGTCCTTGTGTAGCACACGGGCACATTGCAGCAAGTGCTGGCTGAAGTTCAGTAATTCAGGGAGAGTCGATCCTCCCTTGAGATCTTGGAACCATCTTTCTGGGAGGCATGCAACCACCTGTTGATACcataaatatttggaaaaagttTAACAAGCATTTCAATTTAACCAAGACACATCACTTCTGACAGGAACCTTCTGGCAAGTTTAGCTTAttactgtgctttttctttcaaatgagCATTATTTCTCCAAGTTTAAGAACTCTCTCCACGCTTAAGAACCGACAGACCAGAATTTTCTCTAAAATGCTCTTATGCAGCAAGGTTGttaaaaaagacaataaaacagattttaaatgtttaaattttatttttttaaatgtttcatctTCAGTTTTGACCCCTACTAATGAAGAACAAAAGGCTTTTAGCATACACCCTCTTCCAATGAGCATGATCTTTTACCTTATTACACTTTTCTATATTATCCAGCCCTAGAGGTGTGTTTAGGATGTTCAGGAGAAGGTAACGATTCAGCAACTTGTTCAGTCCCAAATCACGGACTTTGTCTTCCTGGATGATCCCATCCCAAAGAACAACATTGGAGAGCAGCTGCAAtaatgaagaaacaaagaatCTGCATAACTGGTGGCTGTGagctaaaaatattaaaagtttcATGCAAGACAGAGATAAAAAGATAATATGTGCACCCAATTCAAGTATTCAGACCCCAGGATTTACACTCTCCAAACTTCTGGGCAGTTAGCCACTAATAATTTACTGCATATAGTAAATAacctaattaattttaaaagtgcatctctatatatgtatatatacacctgtatatgtgtatgtatgaCCTCCCAAGGCAGGGAAGAGCATTTTACCCTTCTACGAGGTTTAATAATTTGCTAAGTACAGAAGGCAACTAAAACTGTCAGAGAATCCAAGACAGAAGTGAAAAAGTCACTACATCTGCTCAGGACAAGACTACACATAGTCCCTCATAACATCATGATGTTACAGTTTGTGGCAccacaaagatttttttgtagTTCATGTCAGTATTATTATgtaatggtttttttctgttgcctCTATCACTATAAATCCTTACAAATGTCATTTCTGAGTGTGGTGTAAGGCTATGTCTGTGAAGGTAAAATACCCTGAGGTTAAGTTACCTGAAAATGAACCTGCTCTGAGTCAAGGAGGAGGACAGGCAAAATGAATAGCAGGGAAACTGGAATATTGTCTGGggttttaatgttttcagtgaaatgaatttcaaagaaaacaaacagaacaaaaccagcccTATTTTTCTCTACCTTAACAGCTGACCAAAACCGTCTTTCTTGAAATTTTGAACGTAGTGATGACTTGTCTTCCACAGTGCTGGTCATGGGAAGAAAGTTAAAATaaggattattttttgtttgatttaaaagaagataaacAGACATCTGATCTCTCAGCTATGGATATCtacaatatttcttttacatCTATAGGGGAGAAGGGTAGaggaactaaaaaaaatacaaatttaggAGAGTCACAGGGTCTGCTTACCTTTTTGGATAAAGAGGAATAAAGACATCTTCCTCTACAGATTTCTTCATCCTTAGGACAACTGTGTTCATCAAATcctattaaaaaagaataataatgtgTCCTCAGAAGAAAGACTTCATATTCCATTTGTAACAACTGCAATGGTTATTTAGTTCACCCAGAGGTCTGATACCTTAGAGACAAGTGCAGCTGCCATTTGTATATAACACACATTGAGAtcctgaataaaaaaatagaaacagcaGACAAATCACAGCTGTAATTATCTATAGGCTTAGCCTAGAGGGTTTTGCTATATCCCTTATATCCCTAAGTGAGgcttttttttgcatgttaatctgcagtgcagcaggaaaactgtACATATTAAAACCAAACTAAGTTATACACATGGGATCTCCATTAAAAGATGTTAAAttctatgtaaaaaaaaaaaatcaccatagcTAGGATAGTATGCATTTTAGGGCAACATGTTTTCAGGTGCCAGAGATTGCCACCAACCTTTTTTTTGAAgcctatttatttattttaagttctGGCTAAGATCAATTGTATCTCTTGCCTTTAAGCCATGATTTCAAAACAGCAAATTTTGCAAGGCATaatcattttctttaaaatatttcttttcatattcagGGCTCAAACATCTATCCCATTTCACCAGTTAATCCACCCCATTTCCACTAGATAAAACTCCTGATTTACATCAGAATAAACCCAGAATCAGGCTAAGAAGGGCCTGCTAGAGTGACTGTATATAAGAGTAATTATTAAAGGATTTCTAGGATTACATAGTAGTTTTTCTCCTCACCAATTAACCAACCTTTGGGGATTCTCAGGTTTTAAAATTCTAAGCttactttataaataaaagcttAAGGAATGGACCACTGAAGTATTACAAGCAGTTAAAACTCAAATTTGGAAAGATAATTAATGCAAATCATTGTTATTGCAGTGAAGAAAGATTAGATCTAGAAACAGATTCTGGATAGATACAGGCAGAATTTTTCTACGAAAAGGAGCTAATTTCTGCCTCATCATCTTCAACAATGAGAGCATCAGAGAGCTGGAAGTTTAACTGTTAAGTCATCTTAATACTaagtgacaaaacaaaaaagtaatcaGAACCAAAGAACTTCAGGACAATGTTCTCAGTGCCcagagaaacacacacaaaattacACGGAGTGGGTGAAGTTCCCCTTTCTCACTACCACAGGAGCTTTTACCTCTCTTGCTCGACTGGATTCATTTTTGGAAAGGATTTGTCTTCCAAAGATGTTATTGCAAAGCTGTACAAGGTTCTTTGTCTGTGAAGTAGATAAAGGATCCCACACACTCTtcacaaatgctgaaaaaaaaaaatacgaATTTATTTCATTCATAATATGCAAGTACATATCTGTCCTAGTTTCAAGCCATTACAATGTAACAGAGGTAAACATATAAAAAGCTCAGCCTCTcacaataattttaaagagGCCACCTTAGCCTCACTCTGTGGAACTATGTAATCACTACATCTTGGAGCACTGTGATATCACCAACATTATTTgatattataatttttatttaatgtttgaTTGCATAGCTGCAGTGAACATTTTCGATACAATCTTATCATACCTGTAATTTTAGGAAGGATAGTTTTTTCAATCACTCTAGGCAAAACTTCTTTATCATGATCATCATCCCTTTTTGATTCA
The window above is part of the Corvus moneduloides isolate bCorMon1 chromosome 3, bCorMon1.pri, whole genome shotgun sequence genome. Proteins encoded here:
- the MRPL19 gene encoding 39S ribosomal protein L19, mitochondrial, with translation MAAACGRLAPRGAAIALPGRCFSLSGYRVSSDGKPPKFQPPPKPVIIDRKTQKEERRFLSPEFIPPRGRTDPLKYYIERKDMIQRRKVFNIPEFYVGSVLAVTTADPYASDKSKRFVGICIHRGGKGLGATFVLRNVIEDQGVEICYELYSPRIQAIEVLKLEKRLDENLMYLRDALPEYSTFDVNMKPVPLMDHEEIPVNKLQVRMKPKPWSKRWERPKYNIKGIKFELPEHKMKAAQKWSQPWLEFDMLREYDTSKIEEKIWKELSEELEK